One bacterium genomic region harbors:
- a CDS encoding ROK family protein has product MNIKSKYAIGIDLGGTSIKLGIVTNTGKILKKISIRTEAEKGPKKVIDNISAGINELTASSNYKISGIGIGCPGVVTPGKGIVENPPNFPGWKKVDIAKVISQKFNKRVFVDNDANAAAIGELTFGSGRKYKSFIMITLGTGVGGGIVIDKKIYHGDFGAAGEIGHISIDYKGPKCNCGSYGCIEAYAGNQYLRNRVRQQLKKHPESKLWKIIGNDLSKVSPRNIQDAAEQGDKFSKSVIDELGVYLGSAFASLVNVLDVSVFIIGGGIAGFGKPLFDSIKKTIAVRVMAPIRPRVRVLPAKLKNDAGIKGASALVFHHK; this is encoded by the coding sequence ATGAATATTAAATCCAAATACGCAATAGGTATTGATCTCGGTGGTACAAGCATAAAGCTTGGTATCGTAACCAATACCGGGAAAATTTTAAAAAAAATATCAATTCGAACGGAAGCGGAAAAAGGTCCTAAAAAAGTAATTGATAATATCAGTGCAGGAATAAATGAACTTACTGCTTCCTCAAATTACAAAATTTCAGGAATAGGGATTGGATGTCCCGGAGTTGTAACTCCCGGCAAAGGTATTGTCGAAAATCCACCAAATTTTCCCGGATGGAAAAAAGTAGACATCGCTAAAGTTATCTCACAAAAATTTAATAAACGTGTATTCGTTGATAACGATGCAAACGCAGCAGCAATCGGTGAGCTGACATTCGGAAGCGGGAGGAAATACAAATCTTTTATAATGATTACTCTCGGTACCGGAGTTGGCGGGGGAATAGTGATTGACAAAAAAATCTATCACGGTGATTTCGGAGCTGCCGGAGAAATAGGACATATCTCCATTGATTATAAGGGACCAAAATGTAATTGCGGATCGTACGGCTGCATCGAAGCTTATGCAGGGAATCAATACTTAAGAAACAGAGTTCGCCAGCAGCTTAAGAAACATCCTGAATCAAAACTCTGGAAAATAATTGGCAATGACTTGAGCAAAGTTTCGCCGCGTAATATACAGGATGCTGCTGAACAAGGGGATAAGTTTTCTAAATCGGTAATTGACGAGCTTGGAGTTTACCTGGGCTCTGCCTTCGCTTCTTTGGTTAATGTGCTTGATGTGAGTGTTTTTATTATCGGTGGAGGAATTGCAGGCTTCGGAAAACCGCTATTCGATTCAATTAAAAAAACGATTGCAGTCAGAGTTATGGCACCGATAAGACCAAGAGTCAGAGTTCTTCCAGCAAAGCTTAAAAATGATGCTGGTATCAAAGGCGCATCAGCCTTGGTTTTTCATCATAAATAA